In Bacteroidales bacterium, the sequence CAAACATAAATCGGTGTAAGTTGAAAGATTTGTCTTTCAAAGTCCGCCACAAACCATATGCTGACCGTTAGGGCGCATGGCTTGATTATAGAAAAAGTTCACTTAAAATATAGTACCTTTGTATGAAAGTGAATTTATATGCCGGAAATTTCAAGATTCTATGGGATTATTATTTACATGTTCTTTAGTGAACATAATCCTCCCTATTTTCATGTAAAGTATCAAGAATTTGAAGCAACTGTCGAAATCATTGATGGCGTTGTCCATGGAATTCTGCCTCGCAGGGCATTGAATTTAATTTTTGATTGGCTTGACCTTCACAAAGATGAACTTCTTGAAAACTGGAAATTAATGGCCGAAAGAAAACCAATAAATAAAATTGAACCTTTAAAATAAAAGCATCATGGAACTTATCAAAGTTGTTCGGGCTAAATATATTGAGGGCTATAAGATTGAATTTCAGTTTAATAATGGAATTATAAAAACCATTGACCTTTCGAATGAAATTTATGGTGAGGTATTTGAACCTCTTAAGAATCTTGAATATTTTAAGAAGTTCTCTCTTAATCCATTTACAATAGAATGGGAAAACGGAGCTGATTTTGCCCCGGATTACCTCTACAAATTGGGCAATTAATATAAGCCACGGCGCCCTAACAGCCAGCACCCGGTAGTATTCTTCCAGTCGGTTATCAATATAAGCGATGTGGCGATCGATCTTTTTCTGGTTGAAATTGTTCTTCCTGCTGTTCTGAGCCCGCAGTTTAGTACTGTCCCCAGCGATGAGCTTACCGCCAATGAGATTGAAATGCTTAGCGATCTGCACTGTGGCCCGGAACACTTTCTTGATGGCTTTAGGATTATCTCTTCGGAAATTAGCGATGGTATTATGATCCGGTTGCAGATTTCTCAGCAACCACATTACCTCGATATTCCGCTTGCACTCTTTTTCCAGGTCTCTGGATGATCGGGCCTTATTTAAATACCCGTAAATGAAAAGTTTGAGCAAATCGCCGGGGTGATAAGCCGGACTTCATGATCGGAGTCAATGGATTGATCCAGGGAAACCGGGAAAAGATGCGTCTGGGTTCTGTCGTGTCCTTGTATGAATTTCATACAATAAATGTACGGA encodes:
- a CDS encoding DUF4160 domain-containing protein — translated: MPEISRFYGIIIYMFFSEHNPPYFHVKYQEFEATVEIIDGVVHGILPRRALNLIFDWLDLHKDELLENWKLMAERKPINKIEPLK
- a CDS encoding DUF2442 domain-containing protein, translating into MELIKVVRAKYIEGYKIEFQFNNGIIKTIDLSNEIYGEVFEPLKNLEYFKKFSLNPFTIEWENGADFAPDYLYKLGN